A single region of the Epinephelus moara isolate mb chromosome 14, YSFRI_EMoa_1.0, whole genome shotgun sequence genome encodes:
- the klhdc2 gene encoding kelch domain-containing protein 2: MAERMAEMEEDMGDVPAREDDNDSDRDENDRLFAWMVNDDMDEDEEDEEEEEVEDEQPLDTEASESFELDTPAERSGHIAVVDRNIMYVWGGYKNAQNHGFFDLYLPRNEIWTYNMESGVWAKHVAGGNLHTSMSGSCGVCVDGVLYLFGGHHARGNTNRIYRLPLRAPTLVWEEMRDLKGLPPSCKDKLGCWVQKNRLIFFGGYGYAAQGHHQGTFEYDESCSLVWDSPGRGWNNHIHILDLETSTWSQPNTKGNTPSPRAAHACATVGNRGYVFGGRYRNYRLNDLYYIDLDTWEWHEMSVPQHGPVGRSWHSFTPVSQDHIFLFGGFTTERETLSDAWLYYVSKNEWKPFKHSHTESPRLWHTACSGPDGEVFVFGGCANNLLSQHRAAHSNELLIFNVQPKSLVRFCMEAVLQHRERLSSYWDCLPKHLLHSLKLRMARVNTLGS, encoded by the exons ATGGCAGAGAGAATggcagagatggaggaagaCATGGGGGATGTGCCAGCCAGAGAGGATGACAACGACTCTGACAGGGATGAAAATGACAGACTGTTTGCTTGGATGGTGAATGACGACATGGATGAGGacgaggaagatgaggaggaggaggaggtggaggatgaACAGCCCTTGGACACTGAGGCGTCTGAGTCGTTTGAGCTGGATACCCCAGCTGAGCGCAGTGGTCATATAGCAGTGGTGGACAGAAATATTATGTATGTGTGGGGTGGATACAAG AATGCTCAAAACCACGGATTCTTCGACTTGTACCTGCCAAGAAATGAGATCTGGACGTACAACATGGAGTCAGGAGTTTG GGCAAAGCACGTAGCCGGTGGTAACCTGCACACGTCCATGTCAGGCAGCTGTGGGGTGTGTGTTGATGGAGTACTCTACTTATTTGGAGGTCATCACGCCAGGGGGAACACAAACAGG ATCTACCGCCTGCCACTGAGAGCTCCCACCCTTGTTTGGGAGGAAATGAGGGACCTTAAAGGACTCCCGCCATCCTGCAAGGACAAGCTAGGGTGCTGGGTTCAGAAGAACAG ACTTATATTCTTTGGGGGTTACGGCTATGCTGCGCAAGGACATCATCAAGGGACGTTTGAATATGATGAATCATGTTCACTTGTG tgggaCAGCCCTGGACGAGGCTGGAACAATCACATCCATATCCTGGACCTGGAGACGTCTACATGGAGCCAGCCCAACACCAAG GGGAACACCCCATCACCCAGAGCAGCTCATGCTTGTGCCACAGTTGGTAACAGAGGCTACGTCTTTGGAGGACGATACAGG AACTACAGACTAAATGACCTGTACTACATTGACTTGGACACGTGGGAGTGGCATGAAAT GAGCGTTCCCCAGCACGGTCCCGTGGGCCGTTCTTGGCATTCCTTCACTCCTGTGTCACAAGACCACATCTTCTTATTTGGAGGATtcaccacagagagagagacgctGA GTGATGCTTGGCTGTACTACGTGAGCAAAAATGAATGGAAGCCTttcaaacacagtcacacagagagCCCGAG GCTGTGGCACACAGCGTGCTCCGGTCCTGACGGGGAGGTGTTTGTATTTGGAGGGTGTGCCAACAACCTGTTGTCTCAACACAGAGCT GCTCACAGCAACGAGTTATTGATTTTCAACGTTCAGCCCAAATCACTAGTCAG ATTCTGTATGGAGGCCGTCCTGCAGCACAGGGAGCGTTTGTCCAGTTACTGGGACTGCTTGCCAAAACACCTTCTGCACAGCCTCAAACTGAGAATGGCACGTGTCAACACACTGGGCTCCTAG